In Tenebrio molitor chromosome 1, icTenMoli1.1, whole genome shotgun sequence, the sequence attaatatcgagaattgcatgaggtgatttcgaagtttttacgttaaataatctgtacctggatataactccacttttcaacagacgtgatcacagaatcagacagacgtttttagtttttcctacttcaaatattgatttccgttattaatattgataaatacataaaaatcattgctttactaccatggtcaagttttgacaattctgacattttccatcatgttcacaccacacaaatatttagtgtaaaacgtatgcagcacacagctaaacagcgcctactatgtttttcgttgtggtcacaatcaaagtgaatagataatatgtacatcaaaatatcatcaaaacgtcaaaatcgcaaaaatcgttgattaatgaaaaatagtgtattaatgaggtccattaatacactatattttagacaaaataattcattaatatagaaattaacaagcggtcaacggaaaagcaaatttaatacatcgggtgttcatttaaatttccgatcaaagttgaagagtcgattgtgaacgcaccactcgtgtaaaaactaaaatcacaaacaacgcaaaaactgaggtaagatttaaacagctgatgaAAGTTTCAAAGGTAGCGGATGCGTTCTGGCTCAACTGTTTCAATTTGTGGCTTCTGTGCAAATtttcttacatttttaataataattataagtgaaaatttagTAGTAAATTTTCGAGAAAATTTAGAACACCGTGTCATACACAAAATAACCAAATAAATTTACTACTAAACTTTTGCAGAAATTTACCAGTAGGTAGTTCTAAATCCAAATAattccggaaattttttcgaatgcatttccaaaacgtattaattagcccgagtggaacacgagggctaattacgttttggaaatgcaagagaataaaatttccggatattaatcaatgcacgggggcatattcggtaagaaaatcgcaacgacacgaacattatgcttcttaaattataaatttctgacaaaaaaaatcaagttgtatAACAGAATTATCCTTgacaacgaaaaaaaaatgagatttttaataaataaatgattttgattggctgaaaaaatgtTGGGTTAGCTaggtgcaaaaaatttccaggaaATCTCTAAATTGTTATAGAAACGACACCGAATTCTGTTTTCTATTGACTATTTTTAAGTGTCGTGCGATTTTCATATACAGgctctttgataaaaaacgcctcaacccataacttttttatttattatctgatttcaatgaacaaaaaaaacaaagatatggtttttcatgcgctgcAAAACAgctacaaaatatatttttttggtgttagctgacgatagtcaactttttttttttttaaatggacacatttAGTTTTTTATACATAGTCTGGtagagatttttttctgaatctaatgatgtattaaaaattatcatttaGTCGACAgccaactgaaaaaaaaataaaacaattttcaattgcggttcagcttattatgaaaagcaattggaatacaaatagcaacaaatgtcaagtgtcagtttgaaaattttcacgcgcgattttgcagtgcttttcttggaaaacatgaatagtaataataataattattatctcaCCGATATGTTTGAAGATCACGTTGAATGTTAAAAATCGAAATCAAGCCGTACGGTGTTGCAGTTAATCTATTGTTCTCGtgatgattatttttattattattcatgtttttcaagaaaataataataaaacacttCAAGACTGcacatgaaaattttcaaactgacacttgacatttgttgctatttgtattccgattgtttttcacaacacacttgaaaatttcacaatAAGCTGAaccgcaaaaaaaaattatggctgttttgtagcgcatGAGAAACcgtatctttgttttttttgttcattgaaatcgcataataaataaaaaagttacgggttgaggcgttttttatcaaacaacctgtataatataccaagggacagatatattgccggaaattttttcgagcagtcctcacacacgagtgtttgtagcaagaaaattacacgagggcgccagcccgagggtaattttgagcgacaacacgagtgttggactgcaagaaaaaatttctggcgatatatatctgtcccgaggtatattcggaagagaatcgcccgaaaaattttttccctaggtcaattatatcggaaattttccctagggaattaattaaattgtgattggttgctattcaaacaattcggagttgtgatgttagaatattgaattattattgtacaAAAAGTACAGTTTTTCAATGTCACGGATGTGCATTATTTCCATTGTGACTTATGTAAGCGAGTGAGTTTTTGTGACTCTCTATTTTTGTCACACCATGCGTTTTTGTCGTTTTTCTTAGTTAGTCGAATAGCTGCTTTCAAATAAATCAGTTCGTTCTCGATAattagtttaatttaaatatcaaaacCTGCGCTTAAACACACCTAAATCCCAtatgtgatttgtcaatataaatcatgtgacatttgagggcgattctcatatagaatcgcccgaaaaaacTTTTCCCTAGATAAATTttcgcttaattaaattgtgattggttgctattcaaataattcggggttgtgatttgtcaatataaatcatgtgacatttgagggcgattctctaTGAAATTTAGTACCGTGTCACACTAGCTTTAGATAGGTCTAGGAGTTGAAGATCATCTGTTGTCGATCCTCAAAAACTACGTGTCACATTGGAGGAGCAGTCCTATATAACCACCCAGAAATTGTCAGCTACCCTCGGACTTTCTCAACGGACCATCAACCTACATTTGCATCAGATTGATTTCACGTGCAAACGTCGTAGGGAGGATCCTCAAGAACTGACTGATACGGGGATACATAAGCTCAGCGACGAGTGTACGAGTATATCTGTAGAGGCGAAAGCCCTAtgtatagtttatttttttttaagaacgaaGCGTTGCGGGAGATAGGgactaaaattgacaaatcaGATTACTCTATTTTGCACCACGTAACAAGCCTTATGTACATTGAACTataattatcaaattatttaaaaaaatatctaatctttgacattatttttgaaatatgtcataatttttgcGTCACCGTCAAATTCTCGTGCACAAAGTTAAAGTGTCGTTTGTTGGTGCACGATTTCAGCATTTTGGTGTAGCATAATGGCAGAACAACAACCTGGTtctgttgtaaaaaaaatcgagggGAAAGCCAATTAGTAGTGGTCAGAAAATAATGATACATAATATCTACGCGAAATTTAGAGAGCAGAATGAAGCGCTCTCCAAAACAGAAATGGTAAAAAGGGTGTCTGAAGCAGCGGCAATTGGTCTGACATTAGTTTGGCAAACCATTAAGGAAATGGAAGAAACTCATGCAGTGAAATCGCCACCAAGGAAAAGGAATCGCAAAATACTTTTTGATGAAGGTCTGGCAGAGGTAGGTAACAGCCCAAAAGTGGCAAAATTGCATAGGTCATAATAGGTCATGTAGATACTTCGTCAAGAAGAGGACATGTATCAATTAGATAATATTGCAGGCGAAATGGAATTGGAATTCACCGTCAACACAGGCTCGAGTGACGAATCAGATGATCTTGAGTGGGAATTAGAAACAGGAGATGTTTCGACCGAGAACGATGTCCTTACTGATTACGTAGGTAATTCAACTTGATGGTGTATTTTTCCACTGAATAAGTTGTGGATTATTATCTTCGACCACTTCTAATGAATGCAAGTTTTCACTGCATTTGTAACAAAGGATTAGGTTGTTGTTTAGTTTACTATGTTTGTActccaaaagaaaatttaagagtcctttttttatgttcttgtttattttcaagTAAACGTAAGATTCATCGAATGTTGTTCTTGTTCTTAATTGAATTTgtagacaataatttataataaaatgccaaaaaacaaataacattgaaattttcttcgtttttaaaattacccCTCTACTATAGGCAACCAATTTTACACAATTCTAAGAATTGTATTGTGTAAATGGGGCGGCCGATGGTGCTGCCAACTACttcgttcttaaaaaaaacactataggttaaaatatctaaaTCAGTGACGTGGGAAATAGAATAGACGGAGCGTAAGATACACCGCTTTGATTCCCACCTGTACATTTTTGCCCTTACCAAGATGGCCACCGATTGTATTGCTGGTTGCTGTTGTGAAAGTTTTATAATGATGGGGAtaacaaaatacaataaaaagatacattaaataaaaacggacaaaagccaaattaatttatcgaTGTTTAAAAAGTACAACCTTTgttaaatagtagtttatttaacgagtttgtgtgtacattgggatttttttggcctgagtgggccagtttaaaaggcgagtgaaacgagcgttttaaaggcccataagtgccaaaaaaggcccgatttacacacgaacgagttgaatacaacgttttttgttcgacgagccccttaaaggctccatatcgcttaaaatctttaaaattaccttgacgtttcgttttgacaagttgtgacatttatcaaaatccgttcacgcaggagaaaattctcaaattctgacagtgtcgaacaaaaaagctGTCTTACAGACTtaccttttaaatttttgttgaattgtTTGTTAAAGTAATGAAGTCTAATTTTGGTATAACTAACaattatttgtttgattaatataaaattatgattttccgaaaaaaattcaaaatctaaaatatATCTATAGGAGAAAATAAGTTAGAGGGTAAAGTAGCAAAAACAACATTACAGATCCTTGTAATGACATTATCTATAGAAGGgttattgttcttttttgcaatttttaacataacacGTGCTAGTCATCTTCAAAAAGTATgagttttataattatatgAAAGCAAACAAATAGGTCCTTTTtgttaatataaaaacaacagATACGATACCTCTGCAACCCGGGCAACTGACACCTAAATGTTAGGCAAATACAGAACAGATTTGCTATTATTGCTGCATAACTTGCCCTTACTTATAACGTTGCATATAGGAATCAACGCTTTACATGGTGATGCTCCGTCTATTCTATTTCCCACGTCACTGATCTaaatatagtcgttttcaatgacatccgtgctgtcagtgtcgtttttaatatgttgttgcAGATTGTACATACAGCATACACATTCATAACCAGTACTCAGAGTATTGGAGAAAATCAGCAACCGCAAGATGGCGCTGCAAATTGAACGAAATAGGGAAAACAAAGAACAGCTGATTTCATttgtatttggatttaatttgccggtaacaattttttacattttacattataataaatggtttaaaacaaattgcaaGTTATAAGAACCACCAAGATTATCAGTTTGCGTTGATTTGTCTACCGAGACCTTTGTCATTGCAACTTTCTGAACTGGCTCTTCAACATTTATGTTTGTCTGTTGTGCTgtttcttcattaatatcaACAGTTGGAGAAAATTTGTCAGCATCAGCAGCGTTACCTAGATCATTTCCTGCTTCTTTTACACCAAAATTTAACCTTCAcgaactacaaaaaaaaaacaacactagttcggtcaataaaatttgttattatagTACCTAAGAAGCGTTACCTATTAGTAGTTTGTCGACATTTTACGGTTTTATTGTAAGTACCCACTGGTAAATTGTGAGAGGGAATGGCTGTGAGTTTCAATTGTCTCACTTGACACCTTTTGCTGTTGTGTAAAAAGCTATAATCATCAAAGCTTCCCAAACTTGCCCAAAGGTATAAAATCGGTTGGTAGAAAGTGCTTTGTAACCcccaataaaaatatctccGAATTTAGCCTCTCCCTGAGTCTGCttgcaaaaaatcgcaacatCTTGACCTGCTGCAAGGggttttaaacagtttattaTTAGGGATTGATACTCAACTCTTAGGGGCCAATAAAGCAATTGACTCTATTCTCACTTATTTCTAGAAGCTCTTTAATAGGTTTTccgatttttaaaacttcctGTTTGGTATTTTTTAGAGTTTTTTATTGGGAAATAACATCATGGAAATAGTGCAGAGAAATGCCTTTGCTCACTAAATATCACACTGTATCACACTGCGGCACGGAACAATAACACTTTGAGGTACTCGTTATCACTTCATGCAcaatttattatgaaaaataaacgaaTTTGGCTATTTTTTGGCGATTGAAATGTATTACGGCCAATACGTAAACATTTGTTTTCCCTCTTTCGTCAGTTCAAAAATTACCACCAGAGGTCAGCCACTTCGCTGATTTTCTCCAATAAGAaaatcctagttaaaaaaatgtcaaacaagaaattgaggttatggtaaaagaaaatatatatttcgtgaaacatcaacaacaaacaataaaactcAATCTTCGACATggtgtaaaacatggttaaaGTAAGTCATCATAGGAATCTGAATCAGACTACATATTTGCTTAGCTTTGTCGGaaatcataaataataatttgaatttgccgcGTGAAGGTAAATTACCAAAtcaggaaattcaaaattactaaactgaaacagtaaatgatgccaacatactgtcatattgacagcacggatgtcattgaaaacgactatatcTATCACtatgtttttgttcgttataaaatttattttttccaactttattttttttctcaaaaatgtccttatgtaagataacaaaatttttacactgtcatttagacagtcaaaagggctatcagaatcaagaaaaaaaataggggattttcatttaaaaaaactatcgatgacatcataactcgaaaacaaatgactgcttggaattttctttgatactaaaacatgtatttttataaactaaaattgacatgtccaaagatttttttgaaaaaaattttgtttaatttttaaggaatttattccatactttcaCCGCTtactgtatgtatgtacatataatagtttattatttatccacaatcattttgaatcacttcGTTTCCCGAGATAACGTGAAAAGTGGTATTAGCCGTAAGTTAATAAAACTAGAGGAACGGCTATAAGGTTATAACTTATCACATAAGCTCAAATTACTTTCGTTGTGTTCTTACAAAATATTCATTATTCGTGTTCTATCTTAAGAGCAAGTAAGAAAGTATTCAACCAAAAGAAATATCAAAGCTAAACTTACTATAGTTAACAATTCAATGACAAATTTCGTAAAGCTTCTCTAGTCAGATCAGATCTATTGAACACATTTACGTAGCAAGACTTTGCGACATTTATTTCATGAGCAGCTTGCAACAGCAATAAACCTTGCTGCAAATCGCTCTcggtaatttgaaaattttaataattgacaaCTCTTTCTCTCTATGTCCTTTAACTCCTAATGGAGTATAGGGCGCTTTCGGGTTTCTTGGCCAATTATTTAGTGTGGTTGAGTGGCTAGCCTAACGCAATAAATGTCAACTAATAcagcatttatttatttttcagaaatttatgaaaacaataataaaatgaatgaaactTGGGGAGTAATTTGTACCTACCATTCACGGATATATTCACTTTTATTTCTATCTGCAATGCTCCCAATACGTACTGCAACACCAGTTACTTGGCGTCCGATGTACTCGTAGAATACGCTTTTTCTCTTTCGTTGTCGTCTAATTCAGAAATCTGCAATATTGCACGTTGAATCATTCGTTTTAAatggttttgattttttcgtgATCTTATATTTCTTAATTCACACGCTACAAAATCACCAAAAACTTGAAATTCGTCTGCTGGTGGATCCATCTTTATcggtttttttacaaaatcatcttgttttgtttcatacagttttttcttcctttctggCTTTTTGTCTTGTAGTACTAAAGGCGACTCGTCTATGTCGATTGTATCAAAGCTTTCTTTGATTTCGGACGCATTTTCCTACAAAATTAGTACAATTAAATTGGACCTCTGTATGGTTGGTTATCCAATATAATTatcaaaaatataatgtttAAGTAcctaaattaatctttacctacagagcgcccagaaatgtggtagcaagtttttcgattggtcccgcaagatgacacttttttacagagaccttttttatgcatggcaacgccgctatctaaattgagataaataaatgtcaagaattgtcaaacctaaaacattcaaatttaaattttattgaaaatgttcaaattgaccaccattatgctcaatgcataactgaacccttcgagcaacatcttgacaaattttagtgcacaaatcgggggtaaaaattgttcggaaaacctccttaacatattcttttgaaaaaattcaaaaattgaatgttgcaagattgaacaaatttggcttttcgaaagtgccatcttgtgacagtttgtgtaaaagttgctaccacatttctgggcgctctgtacTAAAACGAATAAggcaaaaaatacttttttaattttgggtaggtatatacagggtgtctcaaaaatggcgtactaactacttactaccgtatccaggatgtttaaatgtacacgaaaaaaatatggaaaaaaattttcagacaaaaaaataaattattagactccgtccactgatagattgcacttttttaaatatccttagataacaaaatccccaaaccataacagtaaaatattatcaaagtatcgtagattgtgttggtaataccttgaaacattcgcgccactgattcttaTTGGTTCTTAcaaaacccacgcgaaaaataaattatatgacatttcaaatttgaaactgtcagtactgtcaagtggtttaagcattCAGATTTGCggtttttcatctttagagctatGTTTTGCGttcctctggttttaaaagttattagttttgatcgtgcTGCTGTCTTGATCTattccgttgcgatttttgttgatttttttgaatttgtgaagtgagtgcgtgcctcaagaatctagcacaatgaacactttaagtgacattacaaacatcgaaaatgattcagaggtaatttttgttcatgcattaaataaatcttttgtttgtgtttagccatttccgaaaaaagctggaaattttaatttcagtagccagcttttttcggaaattagaaaatgaatttttaattccgtcgggcacattatcactcgtgaaatacccagtattaataaaacccaatatattactcctactatactgaagttttctttcgtctttcctaaatgcaaacatgcagaataataataaaacatcacgtgtaaacctgctctttccattttttaaatttcgcgccaaatctatttgttgtagcgtagagcgaacacttttagtaacatttatgtcaagcaatctatgagtggacagagtttattatttttattattaacggtaatacaatgtaaacaaagatgtactcgtacatcattaccttgcaatgttaccgtagtggatttaaaatatttttttcgatttccaaagcttctaaattcactattgtgcaggattagctattggtagtgagtaatcctgtactttgtgataatatgtacgattggaggtagctgtcatgacaatttaatacatatatttcaaaataattttcctgttaagtgccactttcaaggaccgccaaatcagcaaataagtccaatagaattttttaaacatttttctgacgtttacggtagcCTCTTCTACaacgtagtgcaccgttagtacgccatttttgggacaccttgtacaaatcaataaaaatacttAGGTACTAACGTGTTgcttgaataaaacattttctactGCATTATTTTCGGCTATAATATAACTAAtggtatgattattatcgatatcatcgatgattaatcataccacgtgttatattcgatgagacaatataatgaatgaaataaaaaaaaataatcatttatttgtcaaactgacaaatttatttcaatcaaaaatcgtaacgacgaaagtaaataagataataatttttttgttttttattatcgccgtgatagccatgcaactaaggacttgacgcgttttcattggatcattcatgatcacgtgatacatgaattatattgtcTAATATCATATCACAACAAAATTCTGTTTCATTTgtgaaaactgaaagtgtaaaaatagttatttttgtattaagtgcgcaaaatgattCGAATGCGCCgacaaaacaatcatctttcgcactaaatacaaacactattttttctacaaccgcattttaaaattattgaattttttaattttttgtaaaattctccttggatgctaaaatatttgtcaaaaatgatatactttgcgacttgataacgatgcataaatgtcacgtttttttgacggttgtagaaaaattttttttggcgcccgtaagtttagataacaattttttcgacactcaaaatttgaaaattttctcctgtgtgaatacgtggacctttaaaacgctcgttttactcgcgttttaaattggcctactcatgccaaaaaaatcccaatttagatacgaactcgttaaaaaaactactaattatgaatgaaaaattttataattgcgttaaaaaatgacgacatgctacggcactttttttaaggCAAAATGGgtgcaaaaatgaaccgctatagcactttttttaacgcttcttgaacgaatcaaaaatcacatattttatgaacgcaaacgaatgaaaaaacttttgacggacgttaaaaaaggtttttgtatgcaactcgttagtaaagtatcttttttttattcggcggattttccttctcgtaaaaaaaagtattactttattCACTattcacttgttgcataaataactatttttttccttGGCATAAATTGAAaactaaactgaaaacaaaagTACATACGTAtaacatttcattttaaaaattaacatgtGGAGAAGCTAAGTTctatgtaaaataatttttcactaaTTTATTCGACACGAAACGACTGAGGATTTTACTTCAATTTGTAAGAAATCAGTCAGAATATTTACCTACCAAAACATCGACAGTTTTTGGGTTTGAATTATCACAACAAATGAAACTCATTGCACGAAAAAACTCCCAAGAACTTTGATATGCTTCATCTGATCCACAACCACTGTGTtttgtttgcatttttcttaattcttgATGAAACTGCGTTCGCATGTTATGAAGTTTACGATTTATTTCCGTTGGTGTGGTAATAAACATTGTTGATAACGCTTTCAAGGCATTTTGCCTTTTTAATCTATTTTTATGATTCTTATTTTTCACATCCCAAAGTTCCGGATGTAATTCCCAATGAGATATTAGTGAATAAGTTTCTTCTTTTGTCCACGATTTCTTATCCGCCATTTCTCCTTCTCACAAGCCTCGATAAATCTTCCCGTtttatggaaattcaattaaaaccGTCGAAGCGCAACAAAGCACGTGTTTTCATTTCTGCTCCCAACGATAAAACTCTCGcaagaaaattcaattttgttttcacgaATGCACATATCAACTCTCGCAATAAATGTCGCAAGTCACTTGCCTAGTTCACGGCCATCCGCCAGAGGAGCGGCTTACCATGCGACAGTTTAAACAAACCTTCAAACCTTGAAGCGACACGTGGCGGCAAAAATAAGaagtaatttttataattaattatttgtagGACAGAGGACGAAATGTCTCTACTGCTTTACTGCAGAAGAACATATACAATTTTAGTGCCTTCTttgattttaagaaaaaaatctttaaaatttaatctcaAAATGTATCAGAGTACCTAAATTAAACATGCCGGTGAATTGTTcgagagaagagttaatttatgtttagagcagAATAAGGAGCACTTCgagaatttcctttagttaatttttagattattattccgaattccaactttgatttctttttgccgttaatttttactctcataacctaccattttatcgttgttaatgctacgccatgtaattgtcaaataaacccacaacacaaaacatatccggttgcagtgttgtaaataaccgaataaaaaaatgttcttaattgtattgccaacttaaacagtccttcttggtCATCCACATTTGCCAATACCAAGTTGCGTTCTATAATCAGGGGTGCAATTTTTGGCCATTCGATAAGTAACGAATCGTTCATTAACTAGCGAAATTAGTAAATCACATATTTTTGACCTATGATAATTATCACTTTGTGAAAAGTTTTAATCGATATGTAGCTACCGCAGTTGGATgtaatgataaaaattaaatgccaaaaataacattagTTTTACTTATCACACCATGGAAGAGTTAATGAAGTTTTCGttatagaaaatttagaacTGCTTGAACAAAGCTCAATACTGAACAATCAGCACAATCCTAAGATCCTTTTCTTCTGCTTAGCGAACGGCAATTTCTACGGACGTTCTGTTTATCTAAAAATGTTTACCCTTGGTTAATTGACCTTTTGGGACCTTATATGAGACCATAAATTCGTCTAAGAGATCTTGATGTTAAAACTAGTGTACTTATGTCTGTATTATTACTTTATACTATGGGATACGTTTCATAAATGTGCTACCTATCTACCTATCACTTATAAATTTTAACAGCGCTAAGGTTTTATGCAGGGGGAAATTACCAATTCGATGTAGCTTTGAATAAGTTCTTAGACATCAGTCAGTCGACTGTGAGTCGTAGTTTGCAAGAAATGAC encodes:
- the LOC138140308 gene encoding uncharacterized protein produces the protein MADKKSWTKEETYSLISHWELHPELWDVKNKNHKNRLKRQNALKALSTMFITTPTEINRKLHNMRTQFHQELRKMQTKHSGCGSDEAYQSSWEFFRAMSFICCDNSNPKTVDVLENASEIKESFDTIDIDESPLVLQDKKPERKKKLYETKQDDFVKKPIKMDPPADEFQVFGDFVACELRNIRSRKNQNHLKRMIQRAILQISELDDNEREKAYSTSTSDAK